In one Aquabacterium sp. OR-4 genomic region, the following are encoded:
- the maiA gene encoding maleylacetoacetate isomerase, giving the protein MQLHSYFRSSASYRVRIALALKGLDYDYLPVHLVKGEQSAARFVAVSVSRLVPLLEDGDARLSQSMAIIEYLDETHPQPPLLPADALGRARVRAIAQDIACEIHPLNNLRVLRYLTHDLKLSEDDKNRWYRHWVESGLEAVERQLATLPGRYCHGDTPTLADCCLVPQIFNAQRFECRTSHVPQVMRVFEACMALDAFAKTQPSACPDAA; this is encoded by the coding sequence ATGCAGCTGCACAGCTACTTCCGCTCCTCGGCCTCGTACCGCGTGCGCATCGCGCTGGCGCTCAAGGGCCTCGATTACGACTACCTGCCGGTGCACCTGGTCAAGGGCGAGCAGAGCGCGGCGCGCTTTGTCGCGGTGTCGGTCTCGCGCCTGGTGCCGCTGCTCGAGGACGGCGACGCGCGGCTGAGCCAGTCGATGGCCATCATCGAATACCTCGACGAGACCCATCCGCAACCGCCGCTGCTGCCGGCCGATGCGCTGGGCCGCGCCCGTGTGCGCGCCATCGCACAGGACATCGCCTGCGAGATCCATCCGCTGAACAACTTGCGTGTCCTGCGCTACCTCACGCACGACCTCAAGCTGTCCGAGGACGACAAGAACCGCTGGTACCGCCACTGGGTGGAAAGCGGCCTCGAGGCGGTGGAGCGCCAGCTGGCCACGCTGCCGGGCCGCTACTGCCATGGCGACACGCCCACGCTGGCCGATTGCTGCCTGGTGCCGCAGATCTTCAACGCCCAGCGCTTCGAGTGCCGGACCAGCCATGTGCCGCAGGTGATGCGCGTGTTCGAGGCCTGCATGGC
- a CDS encoding fumarylacetoacetate hydrolase family protein, with protein sequence MSAQAVFTPPAQPTVPVAGGGLFPVHRIYCVGRNYAEHAQEMGFSGREPPFFFMKPADAVVPVAEGETGTIAYPPLTQNLHHEIELVVAIGTGGHQIAAADALKHIYGYAVGLDMTRRDLQNDMKKQGRPWCIGKAFDASAPIGPIVPIAQTGALASGAITLAVNGTPRQKGDLSELIWNVAETIETLSQAWTLQPGDLIFTGTPAGVGAVVAGDLMEGAIAGLGTLRVAVR encoded by the coding sequence ATGAGCGCCCAAGCCGTCTTCACGCCGCCCGCCCAGCCCACCGTGCCGGTGGCCGGCGGCGGGCTGTTTCCCGTGCACCGCATCTACTGCGTGGGCCGCAACTATGCCGAGCATGCCCAGGAGATGGGCTTCTCGGGCCGCGAGCCGCCGTTCTTCTTCATGAAGCCGGCCGACGCGGTGGTGCCGGTGGCCGAGGGCGAGACCGGCACCATCGCCTATCCGCCGCTGACCCAGAACCTGCACCACGAGATCGAGCTGGTGGTGGCCATCGGCACCGGCGGCCACCAGATCGCCGCGGCCGATGCCCTGAAGCACATCTACGGCTACGCGGTCGGTCTGGACATGACCCGCCGCGACCTGCAGAACGACATGAAGAAGCAGGGCCGCCCCTGGTGCATCGGCAAGGCCTTCGATGCCTCGGCGCCAATCGGCCCGATCGTGCCCATCGCCCAGACCGGCGCGCTGGCCAGCGGCGCCATCACGCTGGCGGTGAACGGCACGCCGCGCCAGAAGGGCGACCTGTCGGAGCTGATCTGGAACGTGGCCGAGACCATCGAGACGCTGAGCCAGGCCTGGACCCTGCAGCCCGGCGACCTGATCTTCACCGGCACCCCCGCCGGCGTGGGTGCGGTGGTGGCCGGTGACCTGATGGAAGGCGCCATCGCCGGCCTGGGCACGCTGCGCGTGGCCGTGCGCTGA
- a CDS encoding NUDIX hydrolase, whose product MLETRRIKHCRQCGTPVAYRVPDDDNRERAVCGGCGTIHYENPLNVVGTVPVWGEQVLLCKRAIEPRYGFWTLPAGFMELGETVAEGATRETTEEAGARIELQGLLSMLSVVRVGQVHLFYRARMLDAALDPGPETLEARLFHEHEVPWDEIAFRTVRDTLQHFFACRRAGGDYPLHIGSI is encoded by the coding sequence ATGCTCGAGACGCGTCGCATCAAGCACTGCCGCCAGTGCGGCACCCCGGTGGCCTACCGCGTGCCCGACGACGACAACCGCGAACGCGCGGTGTGCGGCGGCTGCGGCACCATCCACTACGAGAACCCGCTCAACGTGGTGGGCACGGTGCCGGTATGGGGCGAGCAGGTGCTGCTGTGCAAGCGCGCCATCGAGCCGCGCTACGGGTTCTGGACCCTGCCGGCCGGCTTCATGGAGCTTGGCGAGACCGTGGCCGAAGGCGCCACCCGCGAAACCACTGAAGAAGCCGGCGCCCGCATCGAGCTGCAGGGCCTGCTGAGCATGCTGAGCGTGGTGCGCGTGGGCCAGGTGCACCTGTTCTACCGCGCGCGCATGCTCGACGCCGCGCTCGACCCCGGCCCCGAGACCCTGGAGGCGCGCCTGTTCCACGAGCACGAGGTACCCTGGGACGAGATCGCCTTCCGCACGGTGCGCGACACGCTGCAGCACTTTTTCGCCTGCCGGCGCGCCGGCGGCGACTATCCGCTGCACATCGGCAGCATCTAA
- a CDS encoding EAL domain-containing protein — protein MLSADSPPLPLLPAWSEARSGGRMPAWAQRHRRLLMALAVPLLAALLLAAALGGLVQREVTRQHAAATAALAEALARAPGTLPHRLEQMPAWALAAGWAQAEVRDGAGRLLGRGRHDAGAQALPAWFMAALRLPAEPAPRGLQVDGRVLLVQAWTDPSHLLGLLWQTLQVLLLAVPAAMLAVATLFARQRARLRSAVADTLAQTERLGDAGYRPVRHPALPELAPLADGLDRLHERLGALFALQATQLEALRLQAHHDLLTGLANRRHFTAALDALLHGENAPPRVTLVLLRLADLAGMNQRLGRRSADRVLQAVAQVLQNYPQRVAHCLIGRLDGGDFALLLPTGGVAGDTLQALRRAVSAGLVVVDPAARVVATAVEVLASHTAEAGLAQAEAALRRAEAEAACPPVVDAEAAAELGSGAASELLAADDESTGWHRRLMRALSQGRVRLGEFAVCTPDGRTLMLDSPLRVQLVAGGAYEPAARWLAQAVRSQLSTAIDERALMLALAAIARDGQARCINMAAASLASGVFVEAATRRLAAAPEAACRLWVDLPESLALDAPQRLRELSRRWRPLGVMLGLEHAGAALSAGQGLPDLGLDCVRIDARYVNGIAGAEAADARRYLHGLVQLVQGVGLSVTAEGVRAAEDLDVLWSLGFDAATGPAVTPLPAATLA, from the coding sequence ATGCTGTCTGCCGATTCACCTCCACTGCCGCTGCTGCCCGCCTGGTCCGAAGCCCGGTCTGGCGGCCGCATGCCGGCCTGGGCCCAGCGCCATCGCCGGCTGCTGATGGCGCTGGCGGTGCCGCTGCTGGCCGCCCTGCTGCTGGCCGCCGCACTGGGTGGGCTGGTGCAGCGCGAGGTCACCCGCCAGCACGCTGCGGCCACCGCGGCACTCGCCGAGGCATTGGCGCGTGCGCCGGGCACGCTGCCGCACCGGCTGGAACAGATGCCTGCCTGGGCCCTGGCCGCCGGCTGGGCGCAGGCCGAGGTGCGCGACGGCGCGGGCCGCTTGCTTGGCCGCGGCCGGCACGATGCCGGCGCCCAGGCGCTGCCCGCCTGGTTCATGGCCGCGCTGCGCCTGCCGGCCGAACCGGCCCCGCGCGGCCTGCAGGTCGACGGCCGGGTTCTGCTGGTCCAGGCCTGGACCGATCCCTCGCACCTGCTGGGCCTGCTGTGGCAAACCCTGCAGGTGCTGCTGCTGGCCGTACCCGCGGCCATGCTGGCGGTGGCCACGCTGTTTGCCCGCCAGCGTGCGCGCCTGCGCAGCGCGGTGGCCGACACCCTGGCCCAGACCGAGCGCCTGGGCGATGCCGGCTACCGGCCGGTGCGGCACCCGGCGCTGCCCGAGCTGGCACCGCTGGCCGATGGCCTGGATCGCCTGCACGAACGCCTGGGCGCGCTGTTTGCGCTGCAGGCCACCCAGCTCGAGGCGTTGCGCCTGCAGGCCCATCACGATCTGCTGACCGGCCTGGCCAACCGCCGCCACTTCACCGCCGCGCTCGACGCCCTGCTGCACGGCGAAAACGCGCCGCCGCGGGTGACCCTGGTGCTGCTGCGCCTGGCCGATCTGGCCGGCATGAACCAGCGCCTGGGCCGGCGCTCGGCCGACCGCGTGCTGCAGGCCGTGGCCCAGGTGCTGCAGAACTACCCGCAGCGCGTGGCCCACTGCCTGATCGGCCGCCTGGACGGTGGCGACTTCGCGCTGCTGCTGCCCACCGGCGGCGTGGCCGGCGACACCCTGCAGGCCCTGCGCCGCGCGGTGTCGGCCGGCCTGGTGGTGGTGGACCCCGCCGCGCGCGTGGTGGCCACCGCGGTGGAGGTGCTGGCCAGCCACACCGCCGAGGCGGGCCTGGCCCAGGCCGAGGCCGCACTGCGCCGCGCCGAGGCCGAAGCCGCCTGCCCGCCAGTGGTGGACGCCGAGGCCGCGGCCGAGCTGGGCTCGGGCGCCGCCAGCGAGCTGCTGGCCGCCGACGACGAATCCACCGGCTGGCACCGCCGCCTGATGCGCGCGCTGTCGCAGGGGCGGGTGCGCCTGGGCGAGTTTGCGGTGTGCACACCCGACGGCCGCACGCTGATGCTCGACAGCCCGCTGCGGGTGCAGCTGGTGGCCGGCGGCGCCTACGAGCCGGCCGCGCGCTGGCTGGCCCAGGCGGTGCGCAGCCAGCTCAGCACCGCCATCGACGAACGCGCGCTGATGCTGGCCCTGGCCGCGATTGCCCGCGATGGCCAGGCCCGCTGCATCAACATGGCGGCCGCCTCGCTGGCCTCGGGCGTGTTTGTCGAGGCCGCCACGCGGCGTCTGGCGGCCGCCCCCGAGGCCGCCTGCCGGCTGTGGGTGGACTTGCCCGAATCACTGGCGCTGGACGCACCGCAGCGCCTGCGCGAGCTGTCGCGCCGCTGGCGCCCGCTGGGCGTGATGCTGGGCCTGGAGCATGCCGGTGCCGCCTTGTCGGCCGGGCAGGGCCTGCCCGATCTGGGCCTGGACTGCGTGCGCATCGACGCCCGCTATGTCAACGGCATTGCCGGCGCCGAGGCCGCCGATGCACGGCGCTACCTGCATGGCCTGGTGCAACTGGTGCAGGGCGTGGGCCTGAGCGTCACCGCCGAGGGCGTGCGTGCGGCCGAAGACCTGGACGTGCTGTGGTCGCTGGGTTTCGACGCCGCCACCGGGCCGGCGGTGACCCCGCTGCCCGCCGCGACCCTGGCCTGA